In the Theobroma cacao cultivar B97-61/B2 chromosome 1, Criollo_cocoa_genome_V2, whole genome shotgun sequence genome, one interval contains:
- the LOC18611011 gene encoding BTB/POZ domain-containing protein At3g50780 produces the protein MAEIRLTRVEQGQTKIRNVPIAVTPEGFWCCPSPVVFQKTLKSQNPLNKPKSSSPPPKTTVQKKQIPLTEKKPMTTPIRAAVTSDDQRTFTPDNPGISAPVVLERAPRPKVEHVPRKVAIEFGEPGTSDMKVILLGKQGFCVKLSVHKKVLLEHSSFFTDKLSEQESGLSCLELDDCEDVEIYVETVGLMYCKEMKQRLIKQSVSRVLRILKVAELLGFNSCIQSCLEYLEAVPWVGEEEEEKVVSLVLQLQGEGIGVTPVLKRISSDISNPPRDTISHIMELVLKSNEERGRREMKSIVLKLLRENNSLPSYAGSADICNETVYASCRSCLDSLLSLFKQAADPEFTAKPMESKEPVVKQIALQADNLSWLLEILSDRQAADEFALMWASQQELATLHSKLPIVSRHHVSCITARLFVGIGKGELLPVKDTRQLLLQTWLQPLINDYSWLQHSCRSFDRKVVEEGIGRTILTLPLEDQQSILLAWLGSFLKAGDNCPNLQRAFEVWWRRTFIRPYADAQGNALQSDSSVTSKQ, from the exons ATGGCTGAAATTAGACTCACTAGGGTAGAGCAAGGCCAAACCAAGATTAGAAATGTCCCAATTGCTGTGACCCCGGAAGGTTTCTGGTGTTGTCCCTCTCCTGTTGTGTTCCAAAAGACTCTCAAATCACAAAATCCTCTTAACAAACCCAAATCCTCCTCACCACCACCCAAGACTACTGTTCAGAAGAAACAGATCCCACTAACTGAGAAGAAGCCAATGACCACTCCAATAAGGGCAGCAGTTACCTCTGATGATCAAAGAACTTTTACCCCAGATAATCCTGGTATTAGTGCACCGGTTGTTCTTGAGAGGGCGCCGAGGCCTAAGGTAGAACATGTGCCTAGGAAGGTGGCAATTGAGTTTGGTGAACCAGGAACCAGTGATATGAAGGTGATTCTGCTTGGAAAGCAAGGGTTTTGTGTGAAATTGAGTGTGCACAAGAAAGTTCTACTGGAGCATAGTAGTTTTTTCACTGATAAACTTTCTGAGCAAGAGTCTGGTTTGTCTTGCCTTGAACTTGATGACTGTGAGGATGTTGAAATTTACGTTGAAACTGTGGGACTGATGTACTGCAAGGAAATGAAGCAGCGATTGATCAAACAAAGTGTTTCACGTGTGCTCCGCATTCTCAAG GTCGCTGAACTACTTGGCTTTAACTCATGCATTCAATCATGCTTGGAATACTTGGAAGCAGTTCCTTGGGTTGgtgaagaggaagaagaaaaggtgGTCTCTTTAGTTTTGCAACTCCAGGGTGAAGGTATTGGAGTTACCCCAGTATTAAAACGCATCTCTTCTGATATCTCTAATCCCCCCAGGGACACAATTTCACACATAATGGAACTTGTTCTTAAAAGCAATGAGGAGAGAGGCCGGCGTGAAATGAAATCTATAGTATTGAAGCTTCTTAGGGAGAATAATAGTCTTCCAAGCTATGCTGGTTCAGCTGACATCTGCAATGAAACTGTTTATGCATCATGCAGAAGCTGCTTGGATTCACTTTTGTCTCTGTTCAAGCAAGCAGCTGACCCAGAATTCACTGCTAAACCCATGGAAAGCAAAGAACCTGTGGTGAAACAAATAGCTTTGCAGGCAGATAATCTCTCATGGCTGCTTGAGATTTTGTCTGACAGGCAAGCTGCAGATGAATTTGCACTAATGTGGGCTAGCCAGCAAGAGTTAGCAACGTTACATTCAAAGCTGCCTATTGTGTCTCGTCACCATGTTAGCTGCATTACAGCTCGGTTGTTTGTTGGAATTGGAAAAGGGGAGTTGCTACCAGTGAAGGACACTCGTCAGCTGTTGTTACAAACCTGGTTGCAGCCATTGATCAATGACTACAGCTGGTTGCAACATAGCTGCAGATCATTTGATCGGAAAGTTGTGGAGGAAGGCATCGGCAGGACAATCCTCACATTGCCTCTAGAGGATCAGCAGAGTATTTTGCTGGCTTGGTTGGGCAGTTTTCTGAAGGCTGGTGACAACTGCCCAAATCTTCAGAGGGCCTTTGAGGTCTGGTGGCGTAGAACTTTCATTAGACCTTATGCAGATGCCCAAGGCAATGCACTCCAGTCAGATAGCTCGGTGACATCAAAGCAGTAG
- the LOC18611010 gene encoding BEL1-like homeodomain protein 2 encodes MGIATPPLVPSILSHHSKTLHQIPIQDKSNNSTNSMSQDYHQAAAGIFSFSNGFERPAVSHQEHQQQQQQHHFAQQIRRDKLRVQGFEPPPPPLIGIDEEESNALPVYETAGMLSEMFNFPSGVAAAATASTELLDQPIQPNYRAHRPPGNTNDWYNNRQGVVGGLGQLGESKSHNNRDSLAQQHHQQLPSINADSAAAMHLFLMNPQPRSPSPPPATTSNTLHMLLPNPSSSLQGFNVSGPGGAFGTSAVLSPPQFTWVPDSAHEGGNTGSQLNNPSEIGGVVEGQGLSLSLSSSLQHLEAAKAEELRMGDGGLLYYNQGGGSSSAAQFQYKGLGNHHQPLHLQGGVGQNHQVHVGFGSSLGMVNVLRNSKYVKAAQELLEEFCSVGRGQFKKNKFGRNNTNPSSNPGSSGGGGGGSSSSTKDLPPLSAADRIEHQRRKVKLLSMLDEVDRRYNHYCEQMQMVVNSFDLVMGFGSAVPYTALAQKAMSRHFRCLKDAVSAQLKHSCEVLGEKDGAGTSGITKGETPRLKMLEQSLRQQRAFHQMGMMEQEAWRPQRGLPERSVNILRAWLFEHFLHPYPSDADKHLLARQTGLSRNQVSNWFINARVRLWKPMVEEMYQQETKEGETDKERERNPNNSNNNSNNAQTSTPSTTAEAAAATAASTPTTTTTATTTTTPAGKRSEINAMENDPSLIAINRQCFSENQAKQCTPNTTTTTTIISSPSTTTSPTNNNATEVAPPISQPFTTNHDPDMHHRIAGVEDTCRRGSIVTADYGTTTGNTDIGSTLIRFGTTAGDVSLTLGLRHAGNMPEKSSSFSVRDFGGC; translated from the exons ATGGGAATAGCAACACCGCCACTCGTCCCATCGATTCTTTCTCATCACTCCAAGACTCTCCATCAAATTCCAATTCAAGACAAGAGCAATAATTCTACAAATTCTATGTCCCAAGATTACCACCAAGCAGCAGCTGGCATCTTCAGCTTCTCGAATGGCTTCGAGAGACCAGCCGTGAGCCACCAAGAACACCAACAGCAGCAACAACAACATCACTTTGCTCAGCAGATCCGGAGAGATAAACTAAGAGTTCAAGGCTTTGAGCCACCACCTCCACCATTAATAGGGATCGACGAGGAAGAATCAAATGCTCTTCCTGTTTATGAAACAGCAGGTATGTTATCAGAAATGTTCAATTTTCCTTCAGGTGTGGCTGCTGCCGCCACCGCCTCTACCGAGTTATTAGACCAGCCTATACAGCCTAATTATCGAGCACACAGGCCACCGGGTAATACCAACGACTGGTATAACAACAGGCAAGGTGTTGTTGGGGGTTTGGGACAGTTAGGTGAATCAAAGAGTCACAATAACCGTGACAGTTTAGCTCAACAGCATCATCAGCAGTTACCAAGCATTAATGCCGACTCAGCAGCTGCCATGCATCTTTTCTTGATGAACCCGCAGCCAAGATCACCATCTCCTCCTCCAGCAACTACTTCTAATACTCTTCATATGTTGCTTCCAAACCCATCTTCTTCTCTTCAAGGGTTTAATGTATCAGGTCCTGGAGGGGCTTTCGGTACTAGTGCTGTACTATCTCCACCTCAATTCACTTGGGTTCCTGACAGTGCTCATGAAGGAGGTAACACCGGTTCCCAACTCAACAACCCAAGTGAAATTGGAGGTGTTGTAGAAGGTCAAGGGCTTTCACTATCTTTATCATCTTCTTTGCAACACTTAGAGGCTGCCAAAGCTGAAGAATTGAGGATGGGAGATGGTGGGTTACTGTATTATAATCAAGGAGGGGGTTCTTCTTCTGCTGCTCAGTTTCAGTACAAGGGTTTGGGTAATCATCATCAGCCACTGCATTTGCAAGGTGGAGTAGGACAAAACCATCAGGTTCATGTTGGGTTCGGCTCTTCATTAGGAATGGTCAATGTATTGAGAAATTCAAAGTATGTGAAAGCTGCTCAGGAATTGTTAGAAGAATTCTGTAGTGTTGGAAGAGGTCAGTTCAAGAAGAACAAGTTTGGTAGAAACAACACAAACCCTAGTTCTAATCCTGGCAGTAGTGGTGGTGGAGGTGGTGGTTCTTCTTCATCAACAAAGGATCTCCCCCCTTTATCAGCAGCTGATAGAATTGAACATCAAAGAAGGAAGGTCAAACTTTTATCCATGCTTGATGAG GTGGACCGGAGATACAACCATTACTGTGAACAAATGCAAATGGTCGTGAACTCATTTGATCTAGTGATGGGCTTTGGATCAGCAGTGCCTTACACTGCCCTTGCTCAGAAGGCAATGTCAAGGCATTTTAGGTGTTTGAAGGATGCGGTATCAGCACAATTGAAGCACAGCTGCGAGGTGCTGGGTGAGAAAGATGGAGCTGGAACCTCAGGCATAACCAAAGGGGAGACCCCGAGGCTAAAGATGCTAGAGCAAAGCTTGAGACAGCAAAGGGCGTTCCATCAAATGGGTATGATGGAACAGGAAGCTTGGAGACCCCAGAGGGGCCTGCCTGAACGTTCTGTCAACATTTTGAGGGCCTGGCTTTTCGAACATTTTCTCCACCC GTACCCAAGCGATGCAGATAAGCATCTGTTGGCTCGACAGACTGGTTTATCGAGAAATCAG GTTTCAAATTGGTTCATAAATGCCAGGGTTCGGTTGTGGAAACCCATGGTGGAAGAGATGTACCAACAAGAGACTAAAGAAGGGGAAACAgataaagagagagaaaggaaccCAAACAATAGTAACAACAACAGCAACAATGCACAAACATCAACGCCTTCAACAACAGCAGAAGCAGCAGCTGCCACAGCAGCATCAAcaccaacaacaacaacaacagctACAACAACAACCACACCAGCAGGCAAAAGATCCGAAATCAATGCCATGGAAAATGACCCATCACTCATTGCAATCAATAGACAATGCTTCTCGGAAAACCAAGCAAAACAGTGCACCCCCAataccaccaccaccaccaccattaTCAGTAGCCCTTCCACCACAACCTCCCCCACCAACAACAACGCCACCGAGGTGGCGCCACCCATTTCCCAGCCTTTCACCACCAACCATGACCCGGATATGCACCACAGGATAGCTGGCGTTGAAGATACGTGTCGTCGTGGCAGCATAGTCACAGCGGATTACGGGACCACCACTGGTAACACTGACATTGGTTCTACTCTCATAAGGTTCGGGACCACGGCTGGTGATGTGTCACTCACTCTAGGGCTACGCCATGCTGGAAACATGCCCGAGAAGAGTTCTTCTTTCTCGGTTAGAGACTTTGGGGGCTGTtaa